A stretch of DNA from Nonlabens ponticola:
TAGGAACTCGTGGTTTGCACCACCTAGTGTATGAGGTTGTCGATAATTCTATCGATGAGGCCCTTGCTGGTTATTGCGACAATATAGAGGTCATCATCAACGAGGATAACAGTATCACAGTGACTGATGATGGTCGTGGTATTCCTGTTGATATTCACAAGAAGGAAGGCGTGTCTGCATTGCAGGTTGTAATGACCAAAATTGGTGCTGGTGGTAAGTTTGATAAAGATTCTTACAAGGTTTCTGGTGGACTGCACGGTGTTGGTGTAAGTTGTGTGAATGCACTCTCAGACCATTTGAAGGCTACCGTTTATCGTGATGGTAAAATATGGGAGCAAGAATATGAACGTGGCAAAGCCATGTATCCAGTAAAAGCCGTAGGCGATACAGATAAACGAGGTACGATGGTAACGTTCTTACCTGACCGCTCAATCTTCCAACAAACTACAGAATATAACTATGTAACGCTAGCCAATAGGTTGCGTGAGCTTGCTTTTCTTAATAAGGGAATCAAGATCGTTCTTATAGATCGACGCGTCAAGGATGAGAACGGCAATATTATAGAGGAAGTTTTTCAGTCAGAAGAAGGACTGAAAGAATTTATACGTTTTCTAGATGATACGCGTCATCCAATTATTGAGGATGTGATTTCCATGGAAGGTGAGAAGAATGGTATTCCGGTTGAGGTAGCCATGATCTATAACGATAGCTACTCAGAGAATTTGCACTCGTATGTAAACAACATCAATACGCATGAAGGTGGAACACATTTAAGTGGTTTCCGTCGCGGGTTGACTACTACACTTAAAAAATATGCAGATAATTCTGGATTGTTGGATAAGTTGAAGTTTGATATTCAAGGTGATGATTTCCGTGAAGGTCTTACAGCTATTGTATCTGTAAAAGTGCAGGAGCCGCAATTTGAAGGACAGACCAAAACCAAACTAGGTAATCGCGAGGTAACCAGCGCGGTTTCTCAAGCGGTATCTACCATGCTAGAAGATTATCTTGAGGAGCATCCCAATGATGCGAAAACTATTGTGCAAAAAGTAATCCTTGCCGCACAAGCACGTCACGCAGCCCGTAAGGCACGCGAGATGGTACAGCGTAAAACCGTGATGAGTGGTGGTGGACTACCAGGAAAACTTTCTGACTGTTCTGAAACTGATCCAGAGAAATGTGAAGTATTCCTTGTCGAGGGTGACTCGGCTGGTGGAACGGCGAAACAAGGTCGTGACCGTGAGTTTCAAGCAATTTTACCATTGCGTGGTAAGATCTTGAATGTGGAGAAAGCCATGCAGCACAAGGTTTTTGAAAATGAGGAAATACGCAACATATTTACCGCATTGGGTGTCACTATTGGAACCGAAGATGATTCTAAAGCGCTGAATCTTGAGAAACTGCGCTATCACAAGGTAGTCATCATGTGTGATGCAGATATTGACGGTTCTCACATTGCGACGCTAATACTTACCTTCTTTTTCAGATACATGCGCGAGCTTGTAGAAAATGGTTACATCTACATTGCAACGCCGCCATTGTACCTAGTGAAAAAAGGCGCTAAGAAGCGTTATGCATGGAGTGATAAAGAACGCGATGAGATTGCGGAGGAATTTGGCGGTGGTGCAAATATCCAGCGCTACAAGGGACTAGGCGAGATGAATGCAGACCAATTATGGGATACCACCATGAATCCTGAATTTAGAACACTGCGTCAAATAACGATTGACAGCCTACCAGAAGCTGATCGTGTATTCTCTATGTTGATGGGTGATGAAGTGCCACCTAGACGTGAGTTTATTGAGAAAAATGCTATTTATGCAAACATAGACGCCTAATACTGTTCAGGTTAAAACTATTATAATCCCGATGTGACACCGTTGCATCGGGATTTTTTAGTTCTATACTTGTGAGAAACATCTTTATATTACTACTATGAAAAAAGTACTGCTCACCTTCATATTAAGTGTCACTGCACTAATCGCAACTGCCCAAAATGGTATTACTGACGTGCTCGCCGCTGGAGTTGGAGCAGCAACGCTTTATACCGAATCCTATATTACGCCAGCTGCAGAAGCGTTTACCTATAATCAAGCTGCAGGTTGGTATAATGACTCCCGAGCACTTGATCAATGGAAATTCAAAGTGCAAATAAGAGCCAACGGTACATTCTCGCCAGATGAAGAGAGATCATTTGTATTAGATCCTGCGCAATACGAGGCACTAATTCAGGAATCTTATGATGAGCGCAATATTTTTGGTGCTGACGTAACCGTCACTTTTCAAGACGGTACTCAAAGACCACGTCGAGTTGCAACAGCACTAGGAACTAACGATCCAGACGAGTTTTTAGTAGTGAATACACAACTAGATCTTTTTGGTGTAGAAGAAGAATTTGAGATACAACTAGCACAAGGTTTGGGAAATGCAGGTTTAGACTTGGTTCCGTCTGCTTTTTTACAAGCTGGCGTTGGTCTAGGCTTTGGACTTGAAGCCAAGGTAAGATACACACCAGAGATCGAGGTAGATGAGGCTCGTATTCAATTATTAGGTGGTGGACTGCAATGGCAGTTGAGTGAAGTCCTAGATCCAGAAGATAAATTGCCACTAGAATTCTCCGTACTAGCAGCATATACACGTATTGATGCGTTGTATGATTTTGAAGATGGAGACTTGATTGAAGGAACTAATCAACGATTAGAGTCTGATACTAACAGTTATGTATTCTCTGCCATAGTGGGTACTGATTATAAAGTGCTCAATTTTTATGGTGGACTCAACTATGTGACTGGCAATACTCAAACTGATGTTTTAGGTACATATAGAGCGAGTACCACGTTTTCTGGTTTCACTTTGAGTCAAACATTCGTAGATCCTATATCAGTCGAGAGTAGTGTAAGCAGCCTTGTAGGAACAGTTGGGACTAAATTATCTTTAGGCTTTTTTGAAATAAGTGCAGATTATACGTTGGGAGCCTACGATACGGCAACCGCTGCGCTTAACTTTAAATTCTAGCATTAATAGAATTCGTATTTTTAACACATACTTAGAGCAATCAAATTATCTAGGTAGTATACTTAATTCAAACATTTAAAAACACATTATGAAAGTTACCGTAGTAGGAGCAGGCGCAGTAGGTGCCAGCTGTGCAGAATATATCGCGATCAAGAATTTTGCTAGCGAGGTTGTATTATTAGATATCAAGGAAGGTTTTGCTGAAGGTAAAGCTATGGATCTGATGCAAACTGCATCATTAAACGGTTTTGATACTAAAATTACTGGTGTAACAAATGATTATTCAAAAACTGCAGATTCCCACATCGCAGTCATCACATCAGGAATACCGCGCAAGCCAGGTATGACGCGTGAAGAATTGATAGGAATCAACGCAGGCATTGTAAAATCAGTTTCAAAAAGTATAGTAGAACAGTCACCCAACGTGATCCTAATCGTCGTATCAAATCCTATGGATACCATGACTTATCTAGCACATAGAGAGACTGGATTGCCTAAAGAACGTATCATAGGAATGGGCGGCGCACTAGACAGCGCACGTTTCAAATACAGACTTGCCGAAGCTCTCGAGGCTCCTATATCAGACGTTGATGGAATGGTAATAGGTGGTCACAGCGATAAAGGTATGGTGCCATTGACCAGACTGGCGACACGCAACAGCGTCCCAGCTTCAGAGTTCTTGAGCGATGAGCGATTGAACCAAGTAAAAGAAGATACTAAGGTAGGTGGCGCAACGCTAACCAAATTATTGGGTACCAGCGCATGGTACGCACCTGGCGCGGCTGTATCTGGATTGGTACAAGCAATTGCTTGTGACCAGAAAAAGATTTTCCCATGTAGCGCATTGCTGGATGGCGAGTACGGATTGTCAGACCTTTGTATAGGTGTGCCAGTAATTCTAGGAGCAAACGGTATCGAGAAAATCGTTGAGATTGAACTGTCGGACGATGAGAAAAACCATCTACATGAAAGTGCCGAAGGTGTCAAGAAAACAAATGCACTGATCTAGAAAAGATCATGTCAATTATTCAAAACAGGTCATGGACGCGACTCAAATTAGTGCTGCTCACCATGACCTGTTTTCTTATTACCGCTTGTCCAGAGTCCATCTACACTACTTATAAATTGGATCGCAAGGACGCCAGCCAGACGGCCGATGGCTTTTATAAATGTGAATTGGGTACCCTAACGCAGCTAGAAATCAAAGTAGGACATTTCTATAATTATGATAGAAAAACCTATCGTGGACCATTAGTTCTGATTAAGAAAAAGGACGATCCTAGAAACGCTATCCAGTTTTTGAAGAAAATACAGTCTGCAAACTATGGAGTATTACATTTGCTGGATTCCATACCTGATGATGTGCAGCGCAGTTTTTCTATAAATGAGATGTACGTGTATGGCCTGTCACCATTGTTGCATGACCAGCCCAATAAGCCATCCAGAAAGGCATTTGATCTAGTCACTATTTACACTGCACAAGGCAAGAATTTTGAGTTTATAAGCAAGTAGAATAAGCTATTTGTGTGATGGAATCTTTATCATTTTCCCATTACTTTGTGACCTCGTTCAAGAGCTAGCGTGCAACGAGCCAGTAAAGTGATACCGCTACTTTTTTATGTTGACTGGTTTGTTAATGATTACGCTTTCGCGAAAGCGGAATTACCCAGCTACCGCATCAATTTCACAAGGTGCTGATTACCAGTTAAATTGACTGCAAAATTTTAATTGTCTAGCGATCGATGAAAGCCTATATTTGCTCGTTCAAATTTTAACAACAATTAAAGATTTAGAGAATGCAAAATAAAGGACTGATCAGATTTTTTGCGATCATTTTTGCAGTAGTAAGTATCTATCAACTTACCTACACCGTTATCACCAACAAGGTTGAAAACGAGGCTGAAACTTATGCAGATAGCAGTGTCGATGAGGCCGCGCCAGATGCGAGTGCTCAATTTGAGGCCGCTAGAAAAAGATACCTCGACAGTGTGGCAAACCTTGAAGTTTGGGGTGGTTACACGACCTATGCAGATGCAAAGGATGATGAGCTCAAGAAAGGTCTTGACCTTAAAGGTGGTATCAATGTGATCCTCCAAATCTCTATAAGAGATCTTCTCGTGGGAATGGCAGATGGATCGACTGATGGGAACTTCCGTACGGCGCTTGATCGTGCAGATGAGCGCATCAAGGATGGTCAGCAAGATTACTTTGACTACTTCATTGAAGAGTTCAACGCCATTGAAGGTGCGCAGTTGGCATCACCAGATATTTTTGCAAATCAAGAGATGGAAGGTCGTATCAATTTTGATATGACAAATGATGAGGTTGAACCTATACTACGTGAGGAACTGCAGTCGTACATGGTGAGTGCTTTTGATGTATTGAGAAAGCGTATCGACAAATTTGGTACAACTCAACCTAATATCCAGCAGCTAGGAAATTCTGGTCGTATTCTTATCGAATTGCCAGGTGAGAAGGATGTAAAGCGTATCAAGCAACTACTCGTGAGTACTGCAAAGCTTGAATTCTGGCACGTGTATCGCGCGCAGGATGTGGTTCCTTACCTCGTCGCAGCAAACAACTTCTGGGCAGAAAAACTTACTGCCGAAAATGAGACAGCTGTCGATGATCAAGAGGATGAAATTGAAGCCGATGCTGATGATGTTATAGAACAAGATAACTCTATTGAGAGTCTATTGAATGATGATAATCTGGATGTTGACGAGGATGAAGATCTGGTTGATGAAGACAGATTGAATCAAAGTCCTATCATAGGCCGTATACTAGCACAGGGAAATCCTGGTGGTCCTATCATCGCTACCTTTAGAGCTAGTGATCAGGAAATTGTTGAAGGATTCTTGAATGATCCACAAGCCCGTGGCAACTTGAGTGCAGAGCAGCGCAACGTACGTTTTGCATGGGGCCGTCCTATTCTTAATGAAAAGTTGGGCTATGAATTGATTGACCTATATGCCATACGTGGTAACGCGCAAAACGAGGCGCCACTTTCTGGTGGTGTGATAACTGCAGCGTCACAAGAATACGACTTGAATAGTAATGTGATCGTGAACATGTCCATGAATGGAGAAGGCGCACGTATCTGGGAAGAAATGACGACTGAGGCGTTCCAAAATCAAACGCAAGTAGCGGTTGTTCTTGACAATACGGTTTACAGCGCACCTGGAATCAATGATGGTCCTATCGCTGGTGGTAACTCTCAAATCTCTGGTAATTTTACGGTTGCTGAGGCTGAAGATCTTGCTACGGTACTTAAAGCTGGTAAACTTCCTGCAAAAGCAGAAATTATTCAAAGTGAGATTATTGGCCCATCACTAGGTCAAGAAGCAATCAATAGTGGTTTATGGTCATTTGCCATTGCCTTGGTACTAGTGCTTGTGTGGATGTTCTTCTACTACGGTCGCGCTGGTTTGTATGCAGATGTTGCCTTGCTGGTAAATATCTTGTTCATTTTTGGTGCGTTGGCATCATTTGGAGCGGTATTAACATTGCCTGGAATTGCAGGTATTGTATTAACGATAGGTATATCGGTAGATGCTAACGTACTGATCTTTGAGCGCATACGTGAAGAACTTGCCAAAGGTAAATCACAAGCCGATAGTATCAAGGACGGTTTCAATAACGCATTGAGTTCTATTCTAGATGCAAACATCACGACGTTCTTGACGGCAGCGATTCTTTACATTTTTGGTACGGGTCCTATCCAAGGATTTGCTACAACCTTGATGATCGGTATTCTTACTTCATTGTTTACGGCCATCTTTATCACGCGTCTATTTATTGACGGTTATGGTAAGAATGGTAAGTCGTTAGCCTTTAGTACTGCGGTTACTAAGAACTGGTTCCGTAATGTGGATATAGACTTCTTGAAGAAGCGCAAGACAGCTTACTTGATTTCTGGTGTGTTTATCATAGGAAGTTTTATCTCACTAGCGACCTTGCAATTAAATCTTGGTATTGATTTCACTGGTGGTCGTAAGTATACGGTACGTTTTGATCAGGAAATGAATGCTACCGAGGTGACTAGCATCTTGAGTGCAGATGATGTCTTTGGCAGTGCAGAAGCCAAAACCTATGGTGCAGAGAACCAACTTGCTATTAGTACCAAATATGGTATTGATCAGGACGATAGTGAGGTAAGCAGTGAGATTGAGACTAAGCTTTACAACAACCTACAGCAGTTTCTGCCAGACGGTATGACTCAAGAAGAGTTTGTGGATGTAAGTATTGAGGATAAAGAATATGGTATCATGTCTAACTTCCAGGTTGGGCCTACCATAGCTGATGATATCTTGACAGGATCTCTATACGCGATTTTCGGGTCACTGATTGTAGTATTCCTCTATATCTTATTGCGTTTCCGTAGATGGCAGTTCTCATTGGGTGCAGTTGCAGCTGTGTTCCATGATGTCATTATTGTATTAGGAGTATTCTCTGCTACCTATAGCTTCTTACCGTTTAACATGGAGATCGATCAGGCATTTATTGCAGCGATCTTGACCGTAATAGGTTACTCCTTGAATGATACGGTGGTAGTGTTTGATAGAATACGTGAGTTTATTGCAGAGAAAACCAATTGGGATTTTGCAAGAACAGTGAACGGTGCGATAAGCAGTACGATCTCTCGAACGTTGAACACGTCATTGACTACTTTGATCGTACTTCTAGCAATCTTCACCTTTGGAGGTGAGAGCATACGTGGTTTCATGTTTGCCTTGATCATAGGTGTTATTGTGGGAACATACTCATCTGTATTTATCGCAACGCCTATCATGTATGATAGCTTGAGAAAATCAAAGGATCGCCCAAGAAAAGCGATTCCAGAAAAGGAAACGAAGTAATATCTAGTTCCTAGTATAACTGACAAAAACGCCTGAGATATCTCAGGCGTTTTTGTTTCTACAAATCTTATTTTAAAGGCTTAATTTTAAACCAATTACTGTTTTAAAAGTCTCAGATTAATGAAACTATCTATTGTTTTTTCTTTAGCTATTCTACTATTCGGTTGCAGCAGCCAAGACGATGATTTGACAACACAAGACGAGCCAACTGTTGCGTATCTAAAAGCCACTATTGTTTATGATGAGATAACTGGCGTGGACGATAATTTGTTGAGTTTTGATGTCTATTATCCAAATACGGATGATGCCGCCTTGCGTCCGGTAGTTTTTTACGTCCATGGTGGTGGGTGGCGTATAGGCGATAAAGCCAATAGTCTAGAGAACAAGATTGCTTTAGGCCAGCGAGAGGATTACATCCTAGTGAGTACTAATTACCGATTGAGTCCTAGTATTGCTGCCAATGATCCAGATAGAATAAAATACCCTATCCATAACAAGGATATTGCAACTGCTTTTAGGTGGGTCTATGATAATATCGCTCAATATAAAGGCAATCGAGAGCAAATTGCTTTATTAGGTCATAGCGCCGGTGCACAGATGGTTTCTTTAATGGGCACCAATGAGCAATTTCTCAACGAAGTAGGATTAGGTTTAGGTGATTTAAGCGGTGTCGCCAGTATTGATACAGAAGGTTATGACGTTCTAAGCCAGGTAGAAGATGGAAATGAAATATATATCAACGCTTTTGGAACAGATGAGCAACAAAATCGTGCAGCATCGCCACTATTGAATATTAATGATGTTGCTGATTACCCACCATTTTTTATTGCCAAAAGAGGCAGCAGTAGGCGCATCGCACAAGCCGATGATTTTATAAATAGCCTTGAACAAGTAGGAACTACCGTTGAGCAAATTACTGCCAACCAATATACGCATCAGGAAATCAATGTAGCCATAGGTATGATTGGTGAGACTGCCGTAACTGAGCCGCTAGCGGAATTTTTGGAGCGATGTTTTACAAGGTAATTCCCTTTAACGAAGGATTACTAAACATGTAATTATGCTTACAACGTCCTCTTATCTGTAAACCAGCTATCAGGTCTAAACATTAGGAACAAACCAAAAAGCACGAATGGAATACTCAACATCTGACCCGTATTGAGGCCAAAAATAAACTCGTCGCCACCTTCTACTTGTTTCACCTTTACATACTCTACAAAGAAGCGCACGGTAAATAACAGCACGAAAAACAAACCAAGGATATAGCCGCGTTTCTGGTACTTATCTGTTTTCCAGTACACGAGATACAGAATGATAAATACAGCTATATAACCTAAACCTTCATAGATCTGTGTAGGATGCCTGAATGGTATGGAAGCTAGCAAGTCTGTATATTGCGGTTGATTGACCAGCGCGTCTATTGCCTGATCTGTATCGCGTATGCCTGTTTGATACAAGGCATCACGCACTTCATCTGCACCAGTATCTCTCACAAATTTGAACGCCCAATCAACATCTGTTTTTTTACCGTAGATCTCGCTATTCATGAGGTTACCCATGCGCACAAAAAATCCACCTATCGCGGTAGGAACCACCAATCGATCCAGCGACCAGAACATGTGTTTTTTAGTATGCTTGCGGCTGTAAAAGAACATGGCAATAATAATTCCCAGCGCAGCACCATGACTAGCCATACCAGCAAAACCAGTCCATTCAAAAGGATTTAATCTAAACGGTAGAAAAACATGCAGTGGATCTGTAAATAGAACGCTTGTTTCATAAAACAAGTAATGACCTATACGCGCACCAGCAAGACAGCCAACAACGGTATACATGAATAAGGGATCCATTTTATCCTTGTCAATGCCTTCTCTATCAAACATAGGCTTGATAATGTACCAGCCTAGTACAAAGGCAATCACATAAGAAAGACTGTAAAAGTGAATGGTAAAAAATCCTAGATCAATTCCCTCTAGCGGATTCCAAATTACTTTGAGTGGTAGCATGAATAGATATTAGCACCGCTAAAATACTACATTGATTTGCGATGGGCGAATGTGACTTGAACGTAGTTTCAAATAAGATGATAATGTCGTCTAGACACTGAAATAAATTCAGTGTGACAGCAAGTAGTTTTGTCCTGCTGAGCTCTTGATATGTTCTAAAACCACCATTTCGAGCGGCAGTCGAGAAACGGTGGTAGGTCTAGTCGAGACACTGAAATAACACTTCGACATAGCTCAATGTAAAATCCAGCGTGATAGCAAATATTTTGTCTATTTCACGGCACAGGATCATAACCCTTGCCGCCCCATGGATGACAGCTGGCGATGCGTTTTATTCCTAGCCAGCCACCTTTAAAAAGTCCATGTTTTTGCAGGGCTTCTAGCGTATATTGAGAACAAGTAGGACTATATCTACAACTTGCTGGTGTATAAGGCGATATGGCAGCACGGTAAAATTGCACCAACCAGATAAATGGCATCGTGTACCAGCGCGGTTTCATTTACTTGATAGTATAAGTCGTGCCGTCTGCGCCGTCCTTGAGTTGGATGCCAGCTTCCTGTAACTCATCACGTATCTTATCACTTGTCTCAAAATCCTTACGAGCCCTTGCGGTAGCACGCAGATCGATGATCAATCGCATAGCCGCGTCCATAGGTGCTTCATTAGTAGCTGTGTTTTGTTCTTCTTTTAAAGGAATTCCCAATACATCTTCCATGAAAGCATGTAACTGCGCTTTCAGTAGATTGAGATCTTCGGCAGTGATGGTCTCGTTATTTTCCTTAACGGCGTGAATCTTTTTGACGGCTTCAAACAATTCTGCTACAAGAATAGGTGTATTGAAGTCATCATTGAGCGCAGCGTAGCAACGGCTATTCCAGCCTTTAAAATCAACAGTCGAGGTAGAAGAGACTTCTAGATCATCCAATAGTTTTACGGCTTCTTTAAGTCGATTCAAGCCTTTTTCTGCAGCTGCGATGGCATCATTACTAAAATCTAAAACAGATCGATAATGCGCCTGCATCATAAAAAAGCGTACCACGCTAGGCGCAAACGCCTTTTCCATAAAGTCGTTGTCGCCTGTGAAAAGTTCGGCTGGTAGGATGCTGTTACCGGTTGACTTTGACATTTTTTTGCCCTCAAGCGTCAACATGTTAGTATGCATCCAGTAATTGACTGGGCTGTGACCATGTGCCGCCTCACCTTGTGCAATCTCGCACTCGTGATGCGGGAATTTAAGATCCATACCACCACCATGAATGTCAAAGGTCTCGCCTAGATATTTGGAACTCATCACCGTACATTCTAGGTGCCATCCTGGGAAACCATCGCCCCATGGACTAGGCCATCTCATAATATGTTCTGGAGATGCTTTTTTCCACAAGGCAAAATCCTGTGGGTTTTCTTTCTCGCTTTGCGCTGCAAGTTCACGTGTATTGGCGATCATGTCTTCCAAATTGCGACCGCTCAATTTACCATACTGGTGATCCTCATTGAATTTGATCACATCAAAATAAATGGAGCCATTACGCTCATATGCATAACCTTTATCCAGAATCGATTTGATGATCTCAATCTGTTCTACGATGTGTCCCGTTGCGGTAGGCTCAATATTAGGCGGTAACGCATTGAATTTTTTCATCACGTTATGAAAGTCCAGCGTGTATTGCTGCACTACTTCCATAGGCTCAATTTTTTCTAGTCGTGCCTTTTTTGAGATCTTGTCCTCACCTTGATCTGCATCGTCGGTCAGGTGTCCAGCATCAGTGATATTACGCACATATCTCACCTTGTAGCCCAGGTGCAATAGGTAGCGATAGATCATGTCAAAGCTTATGAACGTACGGCAGTTTCCTAGATGCACGTTGCTATATACGGTAGGTCCACAAACATACATTCCTATGCGTCCTTCATGGATGGATTTGAATGCCTCTTTCTCGCCGCTCATAGAATTGTAGAGCTTCAATTCTTGCTGTTTGTATAAAGCCATGATCTGTGGTTAGTTGTTTTTGGGTTTGTTACGCTTTCGCGAAAGCGTAATTATCATCATCATCACTGCAATTATCTAGAATTGCGTGGGCATCTTGATGTAGTCTAGAAACTCTCTTTTTACCTGGACGTCCTTAAAAGCACCGCCAAATTCTCCGGTCACCGTACTGCTATCAATATCGCGTATGCCGCGGCTATTAACGCACAAATGTTTTGCATCAATAACGCAGGCAACGTCTTGTGTATTGAGCACCTGTTGTAACTCACGTACGATTTGAATGTTTAATCGTTCCTGTACTTGTGGTCGTTTTGCATAATAATCCACTATGCGGTTCATTTTTGAAAGGCCTACTACATTGCCGTTTGATATGTAGGCGACATGGGCGCGACCCACTATTGGTAATAAGTGATGCTCACAGGTAGAGTAAAGGACGATGTTCTTCTCGACCAGCATCTCGCCATATTTGTACTTGTTTTCAAAGGTGCTGGCGCTAGGTTTTTTCTCTGGTCGCAGGCCTCCAAAAATCTCATTCACAAACATCTTTGCAACGCGATTGGGCGTTCCTTTCAAACTATCGTCTGTCATGTCCATGCCCAAAGTTTGTAGGATGTTGTGCACATCTTTTTTAATGGACTCAATCTTTTCTTGATCAGTCAAGTCAAATGCATCCTCGCGCAATGGTGTTTGCTCGTTTGAGGATAAGTGATCCTGATCATCTATGTCTGTAATCAAATCTTCTATTTTCATGGGTAAATTATTGCCATCAAACATGGCAACTAGATACAAATTTACGACTTACAGGGCAATAAATGGACGCCAGCATGCATTCTAAAGGCATGCGCTTTTACCGCCTTTTGCATCTTTAAATAGCGATATTTGA
This window harbors:
- the gyrB gene encoding DNA topoisomerase (ATP-hydrolyzing) subunit B, producing MSEENKKNYGADQIQALEGMEHVRMRPSMYIGDVGTRGLHHLVYEVVDNSIDEALAGYCDNIEVIINEDNSITVTDDGRGIPVDIHKKEGVSALQVVMTKIGAGGKFDKDSYKVSGGLHGVGVSCVNALSDHLKATVYRDGKIWEQEYERGKAMYPVKAVGDTDKRGTMVTFLPDRSIFQQTTEYNYVTLANRLRELAFLNKGIKIVLIDRRVKDENGNIIEEVFQSEEGLKEFIRFLDDTRHPIIEDVISMEGEKNGIPVEVAMIYNDSYSENLHSYVNNINTHEGGTHLSGFRRGLTTTLKKYADNSGLLDKLKFDIQGDDFREGLTAIVSVKVQEPQFEGQTKTKLGNREVTSAVSQAVSTMLEDYLEEHPNDAKTIVQKVILAAQARHAARKAREMVQRKTVMSGGGLPGKLSDCSETDPEKCEVFLVEGDSAGGTAKQGRDREFQAILPLRGKILNVEKAMQHKVFENEEIRNIFTALGVTIGTEDDSKALNLEKLRYHKVVIMCDADIDGSHIATLILTFFFRYMRELVENGYIYIATPPLYLVKKGAKKRYAWSDKERDEIAEEFGGGANIQRYKGLGEMNADQLWDTTMNPEFRTLRQITIDSLPEADRVFSMLMGDEVPPRREFIEKNAIYANIDA
- the lgt gene encoding prolipoprotein diacylglyceryl transferase, with the protein product MLPLKVIWNPLEGIDLGFFTIHFYSLSYVIAFVLGWYIIKPMFDREGIDKDKMDPLFMYTVVGCLAGARIGHYLFYETSVLFTDPLHVFLPFRLNPFEWTGFAGMASHGAALGIIIAMFFYSRKHTKKHMFWSLDRLVVPTAIGGFFVRMGNLMNSEIYGKKTDVDWAFKFVRDTGADEVRDALYQTGIRDTDQAIDALVNQPQYTDLLASIPFRHPTQIYEGLGYIAVFIILYLVYWKTDKYQKRGYILGLFFVLLFTVRFFVEYVKVKQVEGGDEFIFGLNTGQMLSIPFVLFGLFLMFRPDSWFTDKRTL
- the mdh gene encoding malate dehydrogenase, which translates into the protein MKVTVVGAGAVGASCAEYIAIKNFASEVVLLDIKEGFAEGKAMDLMQTASLNGFDTKITGVTNDYSKTADSHIAVITSGIPRKPGMTREELIGINAGIVKSVSKSIVEQSPNVILIVVSNPMDTMTYLAHRETGLPKERIIGMGGALDSARFKYRLAEALEAPISDVDGMVIGGHSDKGMVPLTRLATRNSVPASEFLSDERLNQVKEDTKVGGATLTKLLGTSAWYAPGAAVSGLVQAIACDQKKIFPCSALLDGEYGLSDLCIGVPVILGANGIEKIVEIELSDDEKNHLHESAEGVKKTNALI
- a CDS encoding DUF6588 family protein; protein product: MKKVLLTFILSVTALIATAQNGITDVLAAGVGAATLYTESYITPAAEAFTYNQAAGWYNDSRALDQWKFKVQIRANGTFSPDEERSFVLDPAQYEALIQESYDERNIFGADVTVTFQDGTQRPRRVATALGTNDPDEFLVVNTQLDLFGVEEEFEIQLAQGLGNAGLDLVPSAFLQAGVGLGFGLEAKVRYTPEIEVDEARIQLLGGGLQWQLSEVLDPEDKLPLEFSVLAAYTRIDALYDFEDGDLIEGTNQRLESDTNSYVFSAIVGTDYKVLNFYGGLNYVTGNTQTDVLGTYRASTTFSGFTLSQTFVDPISVESSVSSLVGTVGTKLSLGFFEISADYTLGAYDTATAALNFKF
- a CDS encoding alpha/beta hydrolase produces the protein MKLSIVFSLAILLFGCSSQDDDLTTQDEPTVAYLKATIVYDEITGVDDNLLSFDVYYPNTDDAALRPVVFYVHGGGWRIGDKANSLENKIALGQREDYILVSTNYRLSPSIAANDPDRIKYPIHNKDIATAFRWVYDNIAQYKGNREQIALLGHSAGAQMVSLMGTNEQFLNEVGLGLGDLSGVASIDTEGYDVLSQVEDGNEIYINAFGTDEQQNRAASPLLNINDVADYPPFFIAKRGSSRRIAQADDFINSLEQVGTTVEQITANQYTHQEINVAIGMIGETAVTEPLAEFLERCFTR
- the secDF gene encoding protein translocase subunit SecDF → MQNKGLIRFFAIIFAVVSIYQLTYTVITNKVENEAETYADSSVDEAAPDASAQFEAARKRYLDSVANLEVWGGYTTYADAKDDELKKGLDLKGGINVILQISIRDLLVGMADGSTDGNFRTALDRADERIKDGQQDYFDYFIEEFNAIEGAQLASPDIFANQEMEGRINFDMTNDEVEPILREELQSYMVSAFDVLRKRIDKFGTTQPNIQQLGNSGRILIELPGEKDVKRIKQLLVSTAKLEFWHVYRAQDVVPYLVAANNFWAEKLTAENETAVDDQEDEIEADADDVIEQDNSIESLLNDDNLDVDEDEDLVDEDRLNQSPIIGRILAQGNPGGPIIATFRASDQEIVEGFLNDPQARGNLSAEQRNVRFAWGRPILNEKLGYELIDLYAIRGNAQNEAPLSGGVITAASQEYDLNSNVIVNMSMNGEGARIWEEMTTEAFQNQTQVAVVLDNTVYSAPGINDGPIAGGNSQISGNFTVAEAEDLATVLKAGKLPAKAEIIQSEIIGPSLGQEAINSGLWSFAIALVLVLVWMFFYYGRAGLYADVALLVNILFIFGALASFGAVLTLPGIAGIVLTIGISVDANVLIFERIREELAKGKSQADSIKDGFNNALSSILDANITTFLTAAILYIFGTGPIQGFATTLMIGILTSLFTAIFITRLFIDGYGKNGKSLAFSTAVTKNWFRNVDIDFLKKRKTAYLISGVFIIGSFISLATLQLNLGIDFTGGRKYTVRFDQEMNATEVTSILSADDVFGSAEAKTYGAENQLAISTKYGIDQDDSEVSSEIETKLYNNLQQFLPDGMTQEEFVDVSIEDKEYGIMSNFQVGPTIADDILTGSLYAIFGSLIVVFLYILLRFRRWQFSLGAVAAVFHDVIIVLGVFSATYSFLPFNMEIDQAFIAAILTVIGYSLNDTVVVFDRIREFIAEKTNWDFARTVNGAISSTISRTLNTSLTTLIVLLAIFTFGGESIRGFMFALIIGVIVGTYSSVFIATPIMYDSLRKSKDRPRKAIPEKETK